In Balearica regulorum gibbericeps isolate bBalReg1 chromosome 2, bBalReg1.pri, whole genome shotgun sequence, one DNA window encodes the following:
- the ZNF622 gene encoding cytoplasmic 60S subunit biogenesis factor ZNF622, producing the protein MATYTCITCRVAFKDADIQRAHYKTDWHRYNLKRKVADMPPVTAENFQERVLAQRAVAEEQNKITATYCTVCSKRFSTFNAYENHLKSKKHLELEKKAVQAVSKKVKILNEKNLEKGLAPESVNKDEMNAAIQQAIRAQPSSSPKKTPLPPSNASGLPVSTERASLSQSRERLEKPPRLQWFEQQAKKLAKQQAEEEDTMEEDWEDIDSDEDIGSEEETESVGEEEEQAEAESTPAVGAIPVTDCLFCPHHSRSLTKNVAHMTKAHSFFIPDIEYLVDLRGLIKYLGEKVGIGKICIWCNEKGKSFYSTEAVQAHMNDKSHCKLFTDGDAALEFADFYDFRSSYPDHKDGEDVEVPGERPAERELDYDDDTMELILPSGARVGHRSLMRYYKQRFGLSRTVAVAKNKKAVGRVLQQYRALGWTSQTGAVFAQQRDMQYLQRMKSKWMLKTGMSNNATKQMHFRVQVRF; encoded by the exons ATGGCAACCTACACTTGTATCACTTGCCGTGTGGCTTTCAAGGATGCTGACATTCAGCGTGCCCATTACAAAACTGACTGGCATAGGTACAATCTGAAGCGTAAGGTTGCTGACATGCCTCCTGTCACTGCTGAGAACTTCCAAGAGAGAGTCCTAGCACAGAGAGCGGTAGCAGAGGAGCAGAACAAAATCACTGCCACTTACTGCACAGTTTGCAGCAAGAGGTTCTCCACCTTCAATGCCTATGAGAATCATTTGAAGTCCAAGAAGCACCTGGAATTGGAGAAGAAAGCTGTTCAAGCTGTGAGCAAGAAggtgaaaatattaaatgagaaGAACCTGGAAAAGGGGCTGGCCCCAGAGAGTGTaaacaaagatgaaatgaaCGCAGCTATTCAGCAAGCCATCAGAGCTCAGCCATCTTCGTCTCCGAAGAAGACACCTTTACCTCCTAGTAATGCAAGTGGCCTCCCAGTTTCTACAGAACGTGCCAGCTTATCACAGAGTAGAGAGCGATTGGAAAAACCTCCACGGCTACAGTGGTTTGAACAGCAAGCAAAGAAGCTGGCCAAACagcaagcagaggaagaagacacCATGGAAGAAG ACTGGGAAGATATTGATTCTGATGAAGACATTGGATCTGAAGAAGAGACGGAAAgtgtgggagaagaggaggagcaggcagaagCTGAAAGCACTCCTGCTGTTGGGGCCATACCAGTCACAGACTGCTTGTTCTGTCCACACCATTCAAGATCTCTGACAAAAAATGTAGCCCATATGACAAAAGCTCACAGTTTCTTCATTCCAGACATAGAGTACCTTGTGGATCTCAGAGGGCTAATCAAGTACCTGG GAGAGAAAGTTGGCATTGGGAAAATCTGCATCTGGTGCAATGAAAAAGGGAAATCCTTCTACTCTACAGAAGCAGTACAAGCTCACATGAATGATAAAAGCCACTGCAAACTCTTCACAGATGGAGATGCTGCCCTGGAATTTGCAGACTTCTATGATTTCAG GAGCAGTTACCCTGATCACAAGGATGGGGAAGATGTGGAGGTGCCTGGAGAGCGCCCAGCAGAGAGAGAGTTGGATTATGATGATGACACCATGGAGCTGATCCTTCCTTCAG GTGCAAGAGTGGGTCATCGTTCTTTAATGAGATACTACAAGCAACGGTTTGGTCTGTCAAGAACGGTGGCTGTtgcaaaaaataagaaagcagtGGGTCGGGTGTTGCAGCAGTACAGAGCTTTGGGCTGGACAAGTCAGACAG gGGCAGTCTTTGCTCAGCAGCGTGATATGCAGTACCTGCAGAGGATGAAGTCAAAGTGGATGCTCAAGACAGGAATGAGTAACAATGCTACAAAGCAGATGCATTTCCGGGTGCAAGTCAGGTTTTGA